Proteins found in one Methylobacterium sp. CB376 genomic segment:
- a CDS encoding alpha-amylase family protein, with protein MIEDLWYKNAVIYCLSVGTFMDANGDGIGDFSGLERRLDYLVGLGVTALWLMPFQPSPMRDNGYDVSDYYGVDPRYGTLGDFVAFTHAAKQRGLKVLIDLVVNHTSDRHPWFQSARSDPDSPTRDWYVWSKTKPPHADSGVVFPGVQKTTWTYDRAARAYYFHRFYDFQPDLNTANPRVQAEILKIMGFWIQLGVSGFRMDAVPFVIAEKGPEVTGAPVEQFGMLRQFREFLQWRQGDAIILAEANVLPRQDLDYFGEDADRMHMMFNFQVNQGLFHALATATTERLLDCLEKTRARPASAQWAQFLRNHDELDLGRLSAEEREAVFAAFGPDPDMQLYGRGIRRRLPPMLSGDRRRLELAYSLMFTLPGTPVLRYGDEIGMGDDLRLPERECARTPMQWSDEPEGGFTKSARPVAPPIRSGPYGYPHVNAAVQRHDPNSLLNWLERIIRMRKEVPEIGWGDFTVLRTGAESVLGLRYEWRNNAVVCLHNLAAEPIEIRFATGLPGEGGALTDLLTGERNRPDESGRHTLLLEGYGYRWYRAGGLDYLLKRSEV; from the coding sequence ATGATCGAGGACCTCTGGTACAAGAACGCCGTCATCTACTGCCTGTCGGTCGGCACCTTCATGGATGCGAACGGCGACGGCATCGGCGACTTCTCCGGCCTGGAGCGGCGCCTCGACTACCTGGTCGGGCTCGGGGTGACGGCCCTCTGGCTGATGCCGTTCCAGCCCTCGCCGATGCGCGACAACGGCTACGACGTCAGCGACTATTACGGCGTCGACCCGCGCTACGGCACGCTCGGCGACTTCGTGGCCTTCACCCACGCGGCCAAGCAGCGCGGCCTCAAGGTCCTGATCGACCTCGTGGTCAACCACACCTCCGACCGCCATCCCTGGTTCCAGTCGGCCCGCTCCGACCCGGATTCCCCGACCCGCGACTGGTACGTCTGGTCGAAGACCAAGCCCCCGCACGCCGACAGCGGCGTCGTCTTCCCGGGGGTGCAGAAGACCACCTGGACCTACGACCGGGCGGCGCGGGCCTATTATTTCCACCGCTTCTACGATTTCCAGCCCGACCTCAACACCGCGAACCCGCGGGTGCAGGCCGAGATCCTGAAGATCATGGGGTTCTGGATCCAGCTCGGCGTCTCGGGCTTCCGCATGGACGCGGTGCCCTTCGTGATCGCCGAGAAGGGGCCGGAGGTGACGGGGGCGCCGGTCGAGCAGTTCGGGATGCTGCGCCAGTTCCGCGAGTTCCTGCAGTGGCGCCAGGGCGACGCGATCATCCTGGCCGAGGCGAACGTGCTGCCGCGCCAGGACCTCGACTATTTCGGCGAGGACGCCGACCGCATGCACATGATGTTCAACTTCCAGGTCAATCAGGGCCTGTTCCACGCCCTGGCGACCGCCACGACGGAGCGCCTGCTCGACTGCCTGGAGAAGACGCGGGCGCGGCCGGCCTCGGCGCAATGGGCGCAGTTCCTGCGCAACCACGACGAGCTCGACCTCGGGCGCCTGTCGGCGGAGGAGCGGGAGGCGGTCTTCGCCGCCTTCGGTCCCGACCCGGACATGCAGCTCTACGGGCGCGGCATCCGCCGGCGCCTGCCCCCGATGCTGAGCGGCGACCGGCGGAGGCTCGAACTCGCCTACAGCCTGATGTTCACCCTGCCGGGCACGCCGGTCCTGCGCTACGGCGACGAGATCGGCATGGGCGACGACCTCCGGCTGCCCGAGCGCGAATGCGCCCGCACGCCGATGCAGTGGTCCGACGAGCCCGAGGGCGGGTTCACCAAGAGCGCGCGCCCGGTCGCGCCGCCGATCCGCTCCGGCCCCTACGGCTACCCGCACGTGAACGCCGCGGTCCAGCGCCACGACCCGAACTCGCTGCTCAACTGGCTGGAGCGGATCATCCGGATGCGCAAGGAGGTGCCGGAGATCGGCTGGGGCGATTTCACCGTGCTGAGGACCGGGGCCGAGAGCGTGCTCGGCCTGCGCTACGAGTGGCGCAACAACGCGGTGGTCTGCCTGCACAACCTCGCGGCGGAGCCGATCGAGATCCGCTTCGCGACCGGCCTTCCCGGCGAGGGCGGGGCGCTCACCGACCTCCTCACCGGCGAGCGCAACCGCCCGGACGAGAGCGGCCGGCACACCTTGCTCCTCGAAGGCTACGGCTACCGCTGGTACCGGGCCGGCGGGCTCGACTACCTGCTGAAGCGCAGCGAGGTGTGA
- a CDS encoding LacI family DNA-binding transcriptional regulator, whose translation MEDLDGRCALAGDPPAAREAVARRPVTLADVAREARVGESTVSRVLRSHGSFSERTRAQVEAAVARLGYVPNRIAGTLASTGSRLIGIVIPSLTNIVFPDVLRGATGALDGEGFQSVIAVTDYDDDREEALVDSLLSWRPAGLLITGLEHNQGTVRRLHASGVRVAELLDLDGPGLDIVVGYSNRAAGEASARYLMARGYRRIAYLGHDLARDRRAGKRYAGFRAALAEAGLALHAEERITAPSSVEAGRHGLSALLARAPDCDAVYFSNDDMALGGYFHCLAAGITVPDRLALFGYNGLDVGRLMPQPLTTIRTPRVEAGATAARLLCTDAPATRVDLGFELIVGATA comes from the coding sequence ATGGAGGACCTGGACGGCCGGTGCGCGCTCGCGGGCGACCCGCCGGCGGCCCGCGAGGCGGTGGCGCGGCGCCCGGTGACGCTCGCGGACGTGGCCCGCGAGGCGCGGGTCGGCGAGAGCACGGTCTCGCGCGTGCTGCGCAGCCACGGGTCGTTCTCGGAGCGGACGCGCGCCCAAGTGGAGGCGGCCGTGGCGCGGCTCGGCTACGTGCCGAACCGGATCGCCGGGACGCTCGCCTCGACGGGCTCGCGCCTGATCGGCATCGTGATCCCGTCGCTCACCAACATCGTGTTCCCGGACGTGCTGCGCGGCGCCACCGGCGCCCTCGACGGGGAGGGATTCCAGTCGGTCATCGCCGTCACGGATTACGACGACGATCGCGAGGAGGCCCTGGTCGATTCCCTGCTGAGCTGGCGCCCGGCCGGCCTGCTGATCACGGGGTTGGAGCACAACCAGGGGACGGTAAGACGCCTCCACGCGAGCGGCGTGCGCGTGGCCGAACTCCTCGACCTCGACGGGCCGGGGCTCGACATCGTGGTCGGCTACTCGAACCGCGCCGCCGGCGAGGCCAGCGCCCGCTACCTGATGGCCCGCGGCTACCGGCGCATCGCCTATCTGGGCCACGACCTCGCCCGCGACCGGCGGGCCGGCAAGCGCTACGCGGGGTTCCGCGCGGCCCTGGCCGAGGCGGGGCTCGCGCTCCACGCGGAGGAGCGCATCACGGCCCCCTCCTCCGTCGAGGCCGGACGGCACGGGCTCTCGGCCCTGCTGGCGCGGGCGCCCGACTGCGACGCGGTCTACTTCTCGAACGACGACATGGCGCTCGGGGGCTACTTCCACTGCCTCGCGGCCGGCATCACCGTGCCGGACCGGCTCGCCCTGTTCGGCTATAACGGGCTCGACGTGGGGCGGCTGATGCCCCAGCCGCTCACCACCATCCGCACCCCGCGCGTCGAGGCGGGCGCGACGGCGGCGCGCCTCCTCTGCACGGACGCGCCGGCCACCCGGGTCGATCTCGGCTTCGAGCTGATCGTGGGGGCGACCGCGTGA
- the urtB gene encoding urea ABC transporter permease subunit UrtB — translation MRRWLTLVLTLVVLAAALPAAHAQAQAQAQAQAPAPAPAPAEAAYARLASDSYAEIEAGIAALAASGDARAGLVLGALADGRLLYRPEDRALAIRDGAALTLARTGAAVPGAEGFRPVRVNNRVRRAIDAAQGTLNLVAPEAGRRRAAADAVFKARDVSALPALDAALARESDAGVRRALEEARAAALLAKPDASEAQRVAAVAVLQARGDGDALAILRGLPADAPAALREAGAKAVAGIAFRLAILANLQNAWYGISLGSVLLLAAIGLAITFGVMGVINMAHGEMVMLGAYTTFLVQEVIRQRAPGLFDWSLPIAIPLAFLVAGAVGIVIERGIIRFLYGRPLETLLATWGVSLILQQGVRSLFGPTNREVGAPSYMSGAVDVFGLAITWGRLWIVVFALAVFVGLNLILKATSFGLKTRAVTQNRRMAAAMGIRTPWIDAFTFGLGSGIAGIAGVALSQIDNVSPNLGQSYIIDSFLVVVFGGVGNLWGTLVAALTLGAANKFLEPYAGAVLGKILLLIFIVLFIQKRPRGLFALKGRAVEA, via the coding sequence ATGCGTCGCTGGCTCACCCTCGTCCTGACCCTCGTCGTCCTCGCCGCCGCCCTGCCGGCCGCGCACGCCCAGGCCCAGGCCCAGGCCCAGGCCCAAGCGCCGGCGCCGGCGCCGGCGCCGGCGGAGGCCGCCTACGCCCGGCTCGCGAGCGACAGCTACGCCGAGATCGAGGCCGGCATCGCCGCGCTCGCCGCGAGCGGCGACGCGCGGGCCGGCCTCGTCCTCGGCGCGCTCGCCGACGGAAGGCTCCTGTACCGCCCCGAGGACCGGGCCCTGGCGATCCGGGACGGCGCCGCGCTGACGCTCGCCCGCACGGGCGCCGCGGTGCCGGGCGCGGAGGGGTTCAGGCCCGTGCGCGTCAACAACCGGGTGCGCCGCGCCATCGACGCCGCGCAGGGCACCCTCAACTTGGTCGCGCCCGAGGCCGGCCGGCGCCGCGCCGCCGCGGACGCGGTGTTCAAGGCGCGCGACGTCTCCGCCCTGCCGGCCCTCGACGCGGCGCTCGCCCGCGAGAGCGATGCGGGCGTGCGGCGCGCCCTGGAGGAGGCCCGCGCCGCCGCCCTCCTCGCCAAGCCCGACGCGAGCGAGGCCCAGCGCGTCGCCGCCGTGGCGGTGCTCCAGGCCCGCGGCGACGGCGACGCGCTCGCGATCCTGCGCGGCCTGCCGGCGGACGCGCCGGCCGCCCTGCGCGAGGCCGGCGCCAAGGCGGTCGCCGGCATCGCGTTCCGCCTCGCCATCCTGGCGAACCTCCAGAACGCCTGGTACGGCATCTCCCTCGGCTCGGTGCTGCTGCTCGCGGCGATCGGGCTCGCCATCACCTTCGGGGTCATGGGCGTCATCAACATGGCGCATGGCGAGATGGTGATGCTCGGCGCCTACACGACCTTCCTGGTGCAGGAGGTGATCCGCCAGCGGGCGCCCGGCCTGTTCGACTGGTCGCTGCCGATCGCCATCCCGCTCGCCTTCCTGGTGGCGGGCGCGGTCGGCATCGTGATCGAGCGGGGCATCATCCGCTTCCTGTACGGCAGGCCGCTCGAGACGCTGCTCGCCACCTGGGGCGTCAGCCTGATCCTGCAGCAGGGGGTCCGCTCGCTGTTCGGGCCGACCAACCGCGAGGTCGGGGCGCCGTCCTACATGTCCGGCGCCGTCGACGTGTTCGGCCTCGCGATCACCTGGGGGCGGCTCTGGATCGTGGTCTTCGCGCTCGCCGTCTTCGTCGGGCTCAACCTGATCCTCAAGGCGACCTCCTTCGGCCTGAAGACCCGGGCGGTGACGCAGAACCGGCGCATGGCCGCCGCCATGGGCATCCGCACGCCCTGGATCGACGCCTTCACCTTCGGGCTGGGCTCGGGCATCGCCGGCATCGCGGGCGTGGCGCTGTCGCAGATCGACAACGTCTCGCCCAACCTCGGCCAGAGCTACATCATCGATTCCTTCCTGGTCGTGGTGTTCGGCGGCGTCGGCAATCTCTGGGGCACGCTCGTCGCGGCCCTGACCCTCGGCGCCGCGAACAAGTTCCTGGAGCCCTACGCGGGGGCGGTGCTCGGCAAGATCCTGCTCCTGATCTTCATCGTGTTGTTCATCCAGAAGCGCCCGCGCGGCCTGTTCGCGCTGAAGGGCCGGGCGGTGGAGGCGTGA
- the gltX gene encoding glutamate--tRNA ligase, translating into MAPVVRFAPSPTGYLHIGNARPALFNALFARRAGGRFVLRLDDTDTARSTPEFAAAIVEDLAWLGIVPDETLRQSDRIALYDAAAERLRAAGRLYPAYETSDELERRRRRQLGRGLPPVYDRAALRLTAEERAAFEAEGRRPHWRFRLDPGPVTWTDLVRGPCHVEADSLSDPVLVREDGSYLYTLPSVVDDAEIGITHVIRGEDHVTNTAVQIQIFRALGAAVPVFAHHNLLTTASGEGLSKRLGHLSLRGLRDQGYEPGAVASLAVLTGSSEAVRAVPDLDGLAALLDLAHVSRAPAKFDPHDLDQLNARLLHEMPLAAAAPRLAALGIPAAAAEPFWAAVRANLATFSDAAGWWRVVAGPAAPLIADPALAARAAALLPPEPWDATTWKSWTEAVKAATGLKGKALFLPLRLALTGLDHGPDLSGLLPLIGRERAQRRLRGEAA; encoded by the coding sequence ATGGCTCCCGTCGTCCGCTTCGCGCCCTCCCCCACGGGCTACCTCCACATCGGCAATGCCCGCCCGGCCCTCTTCAACGCGCTCTTCGCCCGGCGCGCGGGGGGCCGCTTCGTGCTGCGCCTCGACGACACCGACACGGCGCGCTCGACGCCCGAATTCGCCGCGGCGATCGTCGAGGACCTCGCCTGGCTCGGCATCGTGCCGGACGAGACCCTGCGCCAGTCCGACCGCATCGCCCTCTACGACGCGGCGGCGGAGCGCCTGCGCGCGGCGGGCCGCCTCTACCCGGCCTACGAGACGTCCGACGAGCTCGAGCGCCGGCGCCGCCGCCAGCTCGGCCGCGGCCTGCCGCCGGTCTACGACCGCGCCGCCCTGCGGCTGACGGCCGAGGAGCGGGCCGCCTTCGAGGCCGAGGGACGGCGGCCGCACTGGCGCTTCCGCCTCGATCCCGGCCCGGTCACCTGGACCGACCTCGTGCGCGGCCCCTGCCACGTCGAGGCCGATTCGCTCTCGGACCCGGTGCTGGTGCGCGAGGACGGCAGCTACCTCTACACCCTCCCCTCCGTGGTGGACGATGCCGAGATCGGCATCACGCACGTGATCCGGGGCGAGGACCACGTCACCAACACGGCGGTGCAGATCCAGATCTTCCGCGCGCTCGGCGCCGCCGTGCCGGTCTTCGCCCACCACAACCTCCTCACCACGGCGAGCGGCGAGGGCCTGTCGAAGCGCCTCGGCCACCTGTCGCTGCGCGGCCTGCGCGACCAGGGCTACGAGCCCGGCGCGGTCGCCTCCCTGGCGGTGCTCACCGGCTCCTCGGAGGCGGTGCGGGCCGTCCCCGACCTCGATGGGCTGGCCGCGCTCCTCGACCTCGCCCACGTCTCGCGGGCCCCCGCCAAGTTCGACCCGCACGACCTCGACCAGCTGAACGCGCGCCTCCTGCACGAGATGCCCCTCGCCGCCGCGGCGCCGCGGCTCGCCGCCCTGGGCATTCCGGCCGCGGCGGCGGAGCCGTTCTGGGCCGCCGTGCGGGCGAACCTCGCCACGTTCTCCGACGCGGCCGGGTGGTGGCGCGTCGTCGCCGGCCCCGCCGCGCCGCTGATCGCCGATCCGGCCCTGGCGGCCCGCGCGGCGGCGCTCCTGCCCCCGGAACCCTGGGACGCGACGACCTGGAAGAGCTGGACCGAGGCCGTGAAGGCCGCGACGGGGCTCAAGGGCAAGGCGCTGTTCCTGCCGCTGCGGCTCGCCCTGACCGGGCTCGATCACGGCCCCGACCTCTCGGGCCTGCTCCCGCTGATCGGGCGCGAGCGGGCGCAGCGGCGCCTGCGCGGCGAGGCGGCCTGA
- the otnK gene encoding 3-oxo-tetronate kinase, with protein sequence MSLALGCIADDYTGASDLANTLTRAGLRTVQTIGVPGDDLDLPGIDAVVVSLKSRSIPAEQAVARSGEAEAWLRARGAAHVLFKICSTFDSTDAGNIGPVTDALRRSSGAAIALVTPAFPETGRTVYQGHLFVGAVPLHESPLKDHPLNPMRDSNLARVLARQSRDPVGLVDLATVARGAEAVRARLDALAAEGKGAAIADAVFDADLAVLGQACLSDPVSTGASGLGLGLARALVASGRVRPADAAEGLGAPVGGPAACLAGSCSQATLGQIAAAEAAMPVRRLDPERLLAGADEVEEALSWAAERIGAGPVLIASSATPQAVADLQARHGREAAGHAIEAAMARLAEGLVRRGVRRLVVAGGETSGAVVDALGLPAFRVGPEIAPGVPVLGTVDRPMRLALKSGNFGGPDFFAQALALMP encoded by the coding sequence ATGAGCCTCGCCCTCGGCTGCATCGCCGACGATTACACGGGCGCGTCCGACCTCGCCAACACCCTCACCCGGGCGGGCCTGCGCACGGTCCAGACCATCGGCGTGCCGGGCGACGACCTCGACCTGCCGGGGATCGACGCCGTCGTGGTCTCGCTCAAGAGCCGCTCGATCCCGGCCGAGCAGGCGGTCGCCCGGTCGGGCGAGGCGGAGGCCTGGCTGCGGGCGCGGGGCGCGGCCCACGTCCTGTTCAAGATCTGCTCGACCTTCGACTCGACCGACGCGGGCAATATCGGCCCGGTGACCGACGCGCTGCGCCGCTCCTCCGGGGCGGCGATCGCCCTGGTGACGCCGGCCTTCCCGGAGACGGGGCGCACCGTCTACCAGGGCCACCTCTTCGTCGGCGCCGTGCCGCTGCACGAGAGCCCGCTCAAGGACCATCCCCTCAACCCGATGCGGGATTCCAACCTCGCCCGGGTGCTGGCGCGCCAGAGCCGCGATCCGGTCGGGCTCGTCGACCTCGCCACCGTCGCGCGCGGGGCCGAGGCCGTGCGCGCCCGCCTCGACGCGCTCGCGGCCGAGGGCAAGGGCGCGGCCATCGCGGACGCGGTCTTCGACGCGGATCTCGCCGTGCTGGGGCAGGCCTGCCTGTCCGATCCGGTCTCGACGGGGGCGTCGGGCCTGGGGCTCGGCCTCGCCCGGGCGCTGGTGGCGAGCGGCCGGGTCCGGCCGGCCGACGCCGCGGAGGGGCTCGGGGCCCCGGTCGGCGGGCCGGCGGCCTGCCTCGCGGGCAGCTGCTCCCAGGCCACCCTCGGCCAGATCGCGGCGGCCGAGGCCGCGATGCCGGTGCGGCGCCTCGACCCCGAGCGGCTGCTCGCGGGCGCCGACGAGGTCGAGGAGGCCCTGTCCTGGGCGGCGGAGCGGATCGGGGCCGGCCCGGTCCTGATCGCGTCGAGCGCGACGCCGCAGGCCGTGGCGGACCTGCAGGCCCGGCACGGGCGCGAGGCCGCCGGCCACGCCATCGAGGCCGCGATGGCCCGCCTCGCCGAGGGGCTGGTGCGGCGCGGCGTGCGCCGCCTCGTCGTCGCGGGCGGCGAGACCTCGGGCGCGGTGGTCGACGCGCTCGGGCTCCCGGCCTTCCGGGTCGGCCCCGAGATCGCGCCGGGCGTGCCGGTGCTCGGCACGGTCGACCGGCCGATGCGGCTCGCCCTGAAGTCGGGAAATTTCGGCGGGCCGGACTTCTTCGCGCAGGCGCTCGCCCTGATGCCGTGA
- the otnI gene encoding 2-oxo-tetronate isomerase has protein sequence MPRFAANLTLMFTELPFLDRFAAAAGEGFTAVEFLFPYEHPPAAIGERLRRHGLTQALFNLPPGDWAAGERGLAALPGRADELKAGIETALAYAAETGVRRLHLMAGMADKADPAARDAYRGAVTWTAERLGREGIDVLLEPINGRNMPGYFLDDFGFAAALIRDLAAPNLKLQFDLYHCQILHGDVTARLRALMPLIGHVQTASVPDRHEPGTGEMNDAFLFAELDRLGYGGFVGCEYNPKAGTREGLGWFAPYREARP, from the coding sequence ATGCCGCGCTTCGCCGCCAACCTCACGCTGATGTTCACCGAACTCCCCTTCCTCGACCGCTTCGCGGCCGCCGCGGGGGAGGGCTTCACCGCGGTCGAGTTCCTGTTCCCCTACGAGCACCCGCCGGCGGCGATCGGCGAGCGCCTGCGCCGCCACGGGCTCACCCAGGCGCTGTTCAACCTGCCGCCGGGCGACTGGGCCGCCGGCGAGCGCGGGCTCGCCGCCCTGCCGGGGCGCGCCGACGAGCTGAAGGCCGGAATCGAGACCGCGCTCGCCTACGCGGCCGAGACCGGCGTGCGCCGCCTCCACCTGATGGCCGGGATGGCCGACAAGGCCGATCCCGCGGCCCGCGACGCCTATCGCGGCGCCGTGACCTGGACCGCCGAGCGACTGGGGCGCGAGGGGATCGACGTCCTGCTGGAGCCCATCAACGGCCGCAACATGCCGGGCTACTTCCTCGACGATTTCGGCTTCGCCGCCGCGCTGATCCGCGACCTCGCGGCGCCGAACCTCAAGCTCCAGTTCGACCTCTACCATTGCCAGATCCTGCACGGGGACGTGACCGCCCGGCTGCGCGCCCTGATGCCGCTGATCGGCCACGTGCAGACCGCGAGCGTGCCCGACCGGCACGAGCCCGGGACCGGCGAGATGAACGACGCCTTCCTGTTCGCGGAGCTCGACCGGCTCGGCTACGGGGGGTTCGTCGGCTGCGAGTACAACCCGAAGGCCGGGACGCGCGAGGGCCTCGGCTGGTTCGCGCCCTACCGGGAGGCGCGCCCATGA
- the guaD gene encoding guanine deaminase: MPPEPRPRRAALRGQAISFSGNPFLQAPRDCFVHHEDALILIEDGRIAAFAPYDPALLPPGVTPVHYENALITAGFVDAHVHYPQVGMVGAFGEQLLAWLERYTFPAERAFADPAHAEAAARIFLREILRAGTTTASVYCTVHPHSVDALFAESERFNTLMVAGKVLMDSHAPDDLRDTVESGYEDSLALIRRWHGRGRQHYGVTPRYAGSCSAAQLDSAGALLRGHEGLFLQTHLSESPAEVAWVRDLFPARSSYLDIYAHAGLVRPRAIFGHGIHVGEEEFCTCHAAGAALAHCPTSNLFLGSGLFRLFDALDPRRPVRVAIGTDIGAGTSFSALRTLGEAYKVAALRGDALDGLRAFHLATLGGAAALHLDDRIGRIAPGYDADLCVLGLDATPFLAFRTARCERVEDLMFVLMTLGDERAVRATWVAGECVYDAARRPDPFRYVDGAAAG, encoded by the coding sequence ATGCCCCCCGAGCCACGGCCCCGCCGCGCCGCCCTGCGCGGGCAAGCGATCAGCTTCTCGGGCAATCCCTTCCTGCAGGCGCCGCGGGACTGCTTCGTCCACCACGAGGACGCGCTGATCCTGATCGAGGACGGGCGGATCGCCGCCTTCGCGCCCTACGATCCCGCCCTGCTGCCGCCGGGCGTGACGCCGGTCCACTACGAGAACGCCCTGATCACGGCGGGCTTCGTCGACGCGCACGTGCACTACCCGCAGGTCGGGATGGTGGGCGCCTTCGGCGAGCAGCTGCTCGCCTGGCTCGAGCGCTACACCTTCCCGGCCGAGCGCGCCTTCGCGGACCCGGCCCATGCCGAGGCCGCCGCCAGGATCTTCCTGCGCGAGATCCTGCGGGCCGGCACCACCACGGCCTCGGTCTACTGCACGGTCCATCCCCACTCGGTCGACGCCCTGTTCGCCGAATCCGAGCGGTTCAACACCCTCATGGTGGCCGGCAAGGTGCTGATGGACTCGCACGCGCCGGACGACCTGCGCGACACGGTCGAGAGCGGCTACGAGGACAGCCTCGCGCTGATCCGCCGCTGGCACGGGCGCGGCCGGCAGCATTACGGGGTGACGCCGCGCTACGCCGGAAGCTGCAGCGCGGCGCAGCTCGACTCGGCCGGGGCGCTGCTGCGCGGCCATGAGGGCCTGTTCCTGCAGACCCACCTGAGCGAGAGCCCGGCCGAGGTCGCCTGGGTGCGCGACCTGTTTCCGGCCCGCTCCAGCTACCTCGACATCTACGCCCATGCGGGGCTGGTGCGGCCGCGCGCGATCTTCGGGCACGGCATCCACGTCGGCGAGGAGGAGTTCTGCACCTGCCACGCGGCCGGCGCGGCGCTCGCCCATTGCCCGACCTCGAACCTCTTCCTCGGCAGCGGCCTGTTCCGGCTCTTCGACGCCCTCGATCCCCGCCGCCCGGTGCGGGTCGCGATCGGCACCGATATCGGGGCGGGGACCAGCTTCTCCGCCCTGCGCACGCTCGGCGAGGCCTACAAGGTCGCCGCCCTGCGCGGCGACGCCCTCGACGGGCTGAGGGCCTTCCACCTCGCGACGCTTGGGGGCGCGGCCGCGCTCCACCTCGACGACCGGATCGGCCGGATCGCGCCGGGCTACGACGCCGATCTCTGCGTGCTCGGCCTCGACGCGACGCCGTTCCTGGCCTTCCGCACCGCCCGCTGCGAGCGCGTCGAGGACCTGATGTTCGTCCTGATGACGCTCGGCGACGAGCGCGCGGTGCGGGCGACCTGGGTGGCGGGCGAATGCGTCTACGACGCCGCCCGCCGGCCGGACCCGTTCCGCTACGTGGACGGCGCGGCGGCCGGATGA
- the urtA gene encoding urea ABC transporter substrate-binding protein encodes MSWKAWLSRAAVAGGLALGTVASTAAFAQETIKVGILHSLSGTMAISETTLKDVMLMLIDEQNKKGGVLGKKLEAVVVDPASNWPLFAEKARELISKDKVSAVFGCWTSVSRKSVLPVFKELNSVLFYPVQYEGEESERNVFYTGAAPNQQAIPAVDYLMKEEKVQRWVLEGTDYVYPRTTNKILEAYLRSKGVKPEDISINYTPFGQSDWQTRVAAIKAFGSAGKKTAVVSTINGDANVPFYKELANQGIKATDIPVVAFSVGEEELAGIDTKPLLGHLAAWNYFESIDTPDNKAFIAKWKEFTKNPKRVTNDPMEAHYIGFNMWVKAVEKAGSVDPDKVIAALPGTKQANLTGGTSEMLPNHHITKPVFIGEIKGDGQFDVVWKTDGLVPGDAWSKELDGSKELEADWVKLNCGNYNTKTKKCGGA; translated from the coding sequence ATGTCCTGGAAGGCATGGCTCTCGCGCGCCGCCGTCGCGGGCGGGCTCGCGCTCGGCACGGTGGCGTCCACCGCCGCGTTCGCGCAGGAGACGATAAAGGTCGGCATCCTGCACTCGCTCTCGGGCACGATGGCCATCTCCGAGACGACCCTCAAGGACGTCATGCTCATGCTGATCGATGAGCAGAACAAAAAGGGCGGCGTGCTGGGAAAGAAGCTCGAAGCGGTCGTGGTCGACCCGGCCTCGAACTGGCCGCTCTTCGCCGAGAAGGCGCGCGAGCTGATCTCGAAGGACAAGGTATCGGCGGTGTTCGGCTGCTGGACCAGCGTGTCGCGCAAGTCGGTCCTGCCGGTCTTCAAGGAGCTGAACTCGGTCCTGTTCTACCCCGTGCAGTACGAGGGTGAGGAGAGCGAGCGCAACGTGTTCTACACGGGCGCCGCCCCGAACCAGCAGGCGATCCCGGCCGTCGACTACCTGATGAAGGAGGAGAAGGTTCAGCGCTGGGTGCTGGAGGGCACGGACTACGTCTACCCGCGCACGACCAACAAGATCCTCGAAGCCTACCTCAGGTCGAAGGGCGTGAAGCCCGAGGACATCTCGATCAACTACACCCCATTCGGTCAGTCCGACTGGCAGACCCGGGTCGCCGCGATCAAGGCCTTCGGCTCGGCCGGCAAGAAGACGGCGGTGGTCTCGACGATCAACGGCGACGCGAACGTGCCGTTCTACAAGGAGCTGGCCAACCAGGGCATCAAGGCGACCGACATCCCGGTGGTGGCCTTCTCGGTCGGCGAGGAGGAGCTGGCGGGCATCGACACCAAGCCGCTGCTCGGCCACCTCGCGGCCTGGAACTACTTCGAGTCGATCGACACGCCGGACAACAAGGCGTTCATCGCCAAGTGGAAGGAATTCACCAAGAACCCGAAGCGGGTGACCAACGACCCGATGGAAGCCCACTACATCGGCTTCAACATGTGGGTGAAGGCGGTCGAGAAGGCCGGCTCGGTCGATCCGGACAAGGTGATCGCGGCGCTGCCCGGCACCAAGCAGGCCAACCTGACCGGCGGCACGTCGGAGATGCTGCCGAACCACCACATCACCAAGCCGGTCTTCATCGGCGAGATCAAGGGCGACGGCCAGTTCGACGTGGTGTGGAAGACGGACGGCCTGGTCCCGGGCGATGCGTGGTCGAAGGAGCTCGACGGCTCCAAGGAGCTCGAGGCCGACTGGGTGAAGCTCAATTGCGGCAACTACAACACCAAGACCAAGAAGTGCGGCGGCGCGTGA